The proteins below come from a single Columba livia isolate bColLiv1 breed racing homer chromosome 28, bColLiv1.pat.W.v2, whole genome shotgun sequence genomic window:
- the LOC135576514 gene encoding SUN domain-containing protein 3-like: protein MAVATMGTVTIRGHDRGQSGHQGHRRGGCGHWRPSETISTKAEGAGSIVTKADRAQPDINGQHKVRKNSCGTEDEFGASHPRLLLCCGHHMETTGGETAVALGRDTERGAGSPRHSPALDQVLSSGVFSTGVYHVGRLGALTPWSTADLSKTLPLPDQLREVQEQLYHLRWSTKDVAERALPEGLKQAKLPGVTGRAVHEIINQALEKLEAIQVPMPDYALKSAGAAVIHSKTSPSFRTGKAKFFLYSLPVMDYMRSPELILEPDNHPGNCWPFPGSQGHVFIKLSMPVIPRAITMDHVSGTAFHGESISGAPKDFAVYGFKEEHEEQGTFLGQFTFLAALNPSQTFQLKNELPGVVNYIRLQVLSNWGHPDYTCLYRFRVHGDPPKDGGDTAVSPVNKFH, encoded by the exons ATGGCCGTGGCCACCATGGGGACGGTCACCATCAGGGGACACGACAGGGGACAGTCGGGCCACCAGGGTCACCGCAGGGGTGGCTGTGGCCACTGGAGAC CTTCTGAAACCATTTCTACCAAAGCAGAAGGCGCTGGCAGTATTGTAACAAAAGCTGATCGTGCACAGCCCGACATCAACGGTCAGCACAAGGTCAGGAAAAACTCCTGCGGCACTGAGGATGAATTCGGTGCCTCTCACcctcgtctcctcctctgctgtggCCACCACATGGAG ACAACAGGAGGGGAGACAGCTGTGGCACTTGGGAGAGACACTGAAAGGGGAGCAGGCAGCCCGAGGCATAGCCCAGCCTTAGACCAAGTTCTAAGCTCTGGTGTGTTTTCCACAGGTGTTTACCACGTGGGACGACTTGGTGCCTTAACCCCCTGGAGCACTGCAGACCTGAGCAAAACCCTGCCCCTGCCAGACCAGCTCCGTGAGGTTCAGGAACAGCTTTATCATCTGCGCTGGAGCACTAAGGATGTGGCTGAGCGGGCTCTGCCGGAAGGACTGAAGCAGGCAAAGCTCCCAGGCGTTACCGGACGG gctgttcACGAGATCATCAATCAAGctttggagaagctggaggCAATCCAAGTCCCGATGCCGGATTACGccctgaaatcagcag GGGCAGCTGTCATTCATTCCAagacttctccatccttccGAACTGGCAAAGCCAAGTTCTTCTTGTACTCCCTGCCGGTGATGGATTACATGAGGTCCCCTGAGCTTATTCTGGAG CCAGACAATCATCCTGGAAACTGCTGGCCCTTCCCAGGAAGTCAGGGACACGTGTTCATCAAGCTGTCCATGCCAGTCATTCCCAGAGCCATCACCATGGACCATGTCTCAGGGACAGCATTCCATGGAGAAAGCATCTCTGGAGCTCCcaaggactttgctgtctat ggcttcaaggaagaacacgAGGAGCAGGGAACGTTCCTGGGACAGTTCACTTTCCTGGCAGCCCTGAATCCCAGtcagaccttccagctgaag aacgagctccctggggtcgtgaattacatcaggctgcaagtgctgagcaactggggccACCCGGACTACACCTGCCTGTATCGGTTCAGGGTGCACGGTGATCCGCCCAAAGACGGGGGAGACACAGCAGTTTCACCTGtcaataaattccattaa